The following proteins are encoded in a genomic region of Thermococcus pacificus:
- the gcvT gene encoding glycine cleavage system aminomethyltransferase GcvT — protein MVKRVHIFDWHKEHAKKVEEFAGWEMPIWYSSIKDEHLAVRNGVGIFDVSHMGEFIFRGKDALEFLQYVTTNDISKPPAISGTYTLVLNERGAVKDETLVFNMGNDTYMMVCDSDAFEKLYAWFNAIKRGIEKFGELDLEIENKTYDMAMFSIQGPKARDLAKDLFGIDINELWWFQAKEVELDGIKMLLSRSGYTGENGWEVYFEDANPYHPDPSKRGEPEKALHVWKTILEAGEQYGIKPAGLGARDTLRLEAGYTLYGNETKEKQLLSTDIDEVTPLQANLDFALFWDKEFIGKDALLKQRERGLPSKMVHFKMVDKGIPREGYKVYANGEPIGEVTSGTLSPLLGIGIGIAFVKPEYAKPGVEIEVEIRGNPKKAVTVAPPFYDPKKYGAFREE, from the coding sequence ATGGTCAAGAGGGTCCACATTTTCGACTGGCATAAGGAGCACGCGAAGAAGGTTGAGGAGTTCGCCGGCTGGGAGATGCCCATCTGGTACTCCAGCATAAAGGACGAGCACCTCGCCGTTAGGAACGGAGTCGGAATCTTCGACGTCTCCCACATGGGCGAGTTCATCTTCCGCGGTAAAGATGCACTTGAGTTCCTCCAGTACGTCACGACCAACGACATAAGCAAGCCGCCCGCGATAAGTGGAACCTACACGCTGGTTCTCAACGAGCGCGGTGCCGTTAAGGACGAAACGCTGGTTTTCAACATGGGTAACGACACCTACATGATGGTCTGCGACAGCGATGCCTTCGAGAAGCTCTATGCCTGGTTCAACGCGATAAAGCGCGGAATCGAGAAGTTTGGCGAGCTTGATCTTGAAATAGAGAACAAGACCTACGACATGGCGATGTTCTCAATCCAGGGCCCGAAGGCGAGAGACCTCGCCAAAGACCTCTTCGGCATAGACATCAACGAGCTCTGGTGGTTCCAGGCGAAGGAGGTCGAGCTGGACGGCATCAAGATGCTCCTCTCGAGGAGCGGTTACACGGGTGAGAACGGCTGGGAGGTATACTTCGAGGACGCCAACCCCTACCACCCAGACCCATCAAAGAGGGGCGAGCCTGAGAAGGCACTCCACGTCTGGAAGACCATCCTTGAGGCTGGAGAGCAGTATGGCATAAAGCCCGCTGGACTTGGCGCGAGGGATACGCTCCGCCTTGAGGCCGGCTACACCCTCTACGGAAACGAGACGAAGGAGAAGCAGCTCCTCAGCACCGATATCGATGAAGTAACTCCCCTCCAGGCCAACCTTGACTTCGCCCTCTTCTGGGACAAGGAGTTCATAGGGAAGGACGCTCTGCTGAAGCAGAGGGAGCGCGGACTGCCAAGCAAGATGGTGCACTTCAAGATGGTCGACAAGGGTATCCCGAGGGAAGGCTACAAGGTTTACGCGAACGGCGAGCCCATCGGCGAGGTCACCAGCGGAACTCTCTCACCGCTTCTCGGTATAGGCATTGGCATAGCCTTCGTGAAGCCTGAATATGCAAAACCAGGCGTGGAAATCGAGGTCGAGATAAGGGGTAACCCCAAGAAGGCAGTAACCGTTGCTCCACCCTTCTACGACCCCAAGAAGTACGGCGCCTTCAGGGAGGAGTGA
- a CDS encoding universal stress protein, producing MFEKVLYPTDFSEVSLHALRHCLPKLVEQGVKELHLIHVIDITVAEFEAFELEEIYREKLAELAEELKEMGAEVEVIVKIGIPSMEIAETAEENNIDLVVIPSVGENIWRRMFVGSTASNLARATKRPVLLLKYVQKDDKFEFSGDCSEVFKRPLVALDFSECSIKILKTVKEFEELIEGGILLHSVDYGNVDELEHNIEAARKNLEKSAKGIRAKFETEVMVGPASQAIIGMALAKKASMIVIGKKGRNFLKDLILGSTAERVMRDAKMPVLLVPCE from the coding sequence ATGTTTGAGAAGGTTTTGTACCCTACTGACTTCTCGGAGGTCTCGCTCCACGCGCTCAGGCACTGCCTCCCAAAACTCGTGGAGCAGGGAGTTAAGGAACTCCACCTCATCCATGTCATCGACATAACCGTGGCCGAGTTTGAGGCCTTCGAGCTCGAGGAGATATACCGTGAGAAGCTGGCGGAACTGGCAGAGGAGCTCAAGGAGATGGGGGCAGAGGTTGAGGTCATCGTGAAGATAGGAATTCCCTCCATGGAGATAGCGGAAACGGCCGAGGAGAATAACATCGACCTCGTTGTCATACCCAGCGTGGGTGAGAACATATGGAGGCGGATGTTCGTAGGCAGTACCGCCTCAAACCTCGCGAGGGCCACGAAGAGACCCGTCCTGCTCCTGAAGTACGTTCAGAAGGACGATAAATTTGAGTTCTCCGGGGACTGCTCGGAGGTCTTCAAGCGGCCGCTGGTAGCGCTGGACTTCTCAGAGTGCTCGATAAAGATACTCAAGACGGTTAAGGAGTTCGAAGAACTTATCGAGGGCGGCATACTCCTCCACTCAGTTGACTACGGCAACGTGGACGAGCTGGAGCACAACATAGAGGCCGCCAGGAAGAACCTAGAGAAATCAGCTAAGGGCATCAGGGCGAAGTTCGAAACCGAGGTTATGGTGGGCCCGGCCAGTCAGGCCATAATAGGGATGGCACTGGCAAAGAAGGCCAGCATGATAGTAATCGGCAAGAAGGGAAGGAACTTCCTCAAGGACCTGATCCTGGGGAGTACCGCCGAGAGGGTTATGAGGGATGCAAAAATGCCGGTACTGCTCGTACCGTGCGAATGA
- the arcC gene encoding carbamate kinase → MKRVVIALGGNAILQRGQKGTYEEQMENVTKTAKQIVDIILDGDYEVVITHGNGPQVGALLLHMDAGQAVHGIPAQPMDVAGAMTQGQIGYMIQQAIVNELRRRGVERPVATIVTQTLVDKDDPAFQNPSKPVGPFYDEETAKKLAREKGWTVIEDAGRGWRRVVPSPDPKGHVEAPVIVDLVEKGFIVIASGGGGVPVIEENGQLKGVEAVIDKDLAGERLAEEVKADIFMILTDVNGAAVNFGKPNEKWLERVTVDELRRYYEEGHFKKGSMGPKVLAAIRFVEWGGERAVIASLDRAVEALEGRTGTQVVGH, encoded by the coding sequence ATGAAGAGGGTTGTAATAGCTCTGGGCGGGAACGCGATTCTCCAGAGAGGTCAAAAGGGAACTTATGAAGAACAGATGGAGAACGTCACGAAGACCGCCAAACAGATAGTCGATATAATCCTTGACGGTGATTACGAGGTCGTCATCACTCACGGAAACGGGCCGCAGGTTGGCGCTCTTCTCCTTCACATGGACGCCGGTCAAGCCGTTCACGGCATCCCAGCCCAGCCCATGGACGTTGCAGGTGCAATGACCCAGGGTCAGATAGGATACATGATTCAGCAGGCGATAGTGAACGAGCTGAGGAGGAGAGGAGTTGAGAGGCCTGTGGCGACGATAGTCACCCAGACCCTCGTTGACAAGGACGACCCCGCCTTCCAGAACCCGAGCAAGCCGGTTGGGCCGTTCTACGATGAGGAGACGGCAAAGAAGCTCGCGAGGGAGAAGGGATGGACTGTCATAGAGGACGCCGGCAGGGGCTGGAGAAGAGTCGTTCCCAGTCCTGATCCAAAGGGCCACGTCGAGGCTCCTGTAATAGTCGACCTCGTGGAGAAGGGCTTCATCGTCATAGCCAGCGGTGGCGGCGGTGTCCCAGTTATTGAGGAGAACGGTCAGCTGAAGGGCGTTGAGGCAGTAATAGACAAGGACTTGGCTGGCGAGAGGCTTGCCGAGGAGGTAAAAGCCGACATCTTCATGATCCTCACAGACGTCAACGGTGCGGCGGTGAACTTTGGAAAGCCGAATGAGAAATGGCTTGAAAGGGTCACGGTGGACGAGCTGAGGCGCTATTATGAGGAGGGCCACTTTAAGAAGGGTAGCATGGGGCCGAAGGTTCTCGCGGCCATAAGGTTCGTCGAATGGGGCGGCGAGAGGGCAGTGATAGCTTCCCTTGACAGGGCCGTCGAGGCCCTTGAGGGCAGAACCGGAACGCAGGTCGTGGGGCACTGA
- a CDS encoding DUF2103 domain-containing protein, producing MPKHFHKGVKREHHFLKGLEKPLEEIARIPGVKKVIPGRIYASDSRGFEIKVTRETQTGLKLVAKSDGSVQEVFLVVDKADRVRVWGEIEKLFGGDN from the coding sequence ATGCCCAAGCACTTCCACAAAGGCGTCAAGAGGGAGCACCACTTTCTCAAGGGGCTTGAGAAGCCACTCGAAGAGATAGCCCGAATTCCGGGGGTCAAGAAGGTAATCCCGGGTAGAATATACGCGAGTGATTCCAGGGGCTTTGAGATAAAGGTGACGAGAGAAACCCAGACCGGCCTAAAGCTCGTCGCCAAGAGCGATGGGAGCGTTCAGGAGGTCTTTCTGGTCGTCGATAAAGCTGACAGGGTGAGGGTTTGGGGGGAAATTGAGAAGCTGTTTGGAGGAGATAACTAG
- a CDS encoding DMT family transporter — MSKKHAVGAVLLWSTVASAFKLSLRYLTPLQLLFYASLTSLIVFGALYSREFSLRRGNLRSAYLGLINPLLYYIVLFSAYDRLPAQEAQALNYTWPLMLVLLSIPLLGKRPGARTVLGLSIGFLGALVVATRGDITDLNFSDPVGFALGLGSAVIWASYWLLNLRDERPLVEKMFWNFLFGFAYVFTALALSGGLALPPLKGLVGAVYVGLFEMGVTFLLWYKAVEGDMAFASNLAYLVPFLSLFFISLVVGESIAPATVLGLAMIVGGILLGRRKK; from the coding sequence ATGTCCAAAAAGCACGCTGTCGGTGCGGTACTGCTCTGGTCAACGGTCGCTAGTGCCTTCAAGCTCTCGCTCAGATATTTGACGCCGCTCCAGTTACTCTTCTACGCTTCCCTAACTTCACTCATCGTCTTCGGCGCCCTCTACTCCCGTGAGTTCTCACTGAGGAGGGGGAACCTCCGCTCCGCCTACCTCGGCCTGATAAACCCTCTCCTTTACTACATCGTCCTCTTCTCGGCCTACGACAGGCTTCCGGCCCAGGAGGCGCAGGCTTTGAACTACACCTGGCCGCTGATGCTAGTCCTCCTCTCGATTCCACTCCTAGGAAAGAGGCCTGGGGCAAGGACTGTGCTGGGGCTCTCCATCGGCTTCCTTGGCGCGCTGGTCGTGGCCACGAGAGGGGACATAACGGACCTAAACTTCTCCGACCCGGTGGGCTTTGCACTCGGCCTCGGCAGCGCGGTGATATGGGCCTCCTACTGGCTTCTGAACCTCAGGGATGAGAGGCCACTCGTAGAGAAGATGTTCTGGAACTTCCTCTTCGGCTTTGCCTACGTTTTCACTGCCCTGGCGCTCTCGGGTGGGCTCGCCCTCCCGCCACTCAAGGGTCTCGTCGGAGCGGTTTACGTTGGTCTATTCGAGATGGGTGTTACATTCCTCCTCTGGTATAAGGCGGTCGAGGGTGACATGGCCTTCGCTTCGAACCTGGCCTACCTCGTGCCATTCCTGAGCCTTTTCTTTATCTCCCTCGTCGTCGGCGAGAGCATAGCGCCCGCGACTGTCTTGGGACTGGCGATGATAGTCGGGGGCATTCTGCTCGGCAGGAGAAAAAAGTAA
- a CDS encoding class I SAM-dependent methyltransferase: protein MSFREKYARLGERYERIDGPLERFFDTLRRKAARFVSGEVLEVGVGTGFMLPYYSREIELHAIDAVPEMLEVAKKRAEELGLNARFYVMDAERLEFPDESFDTVVSAFVFCTIPNPERAMKELYRVLKPGGRAVFLEHTKSDCRLVNWLLLKPLDLFLGWLIGDNTLRETHRLVEKYFDVEHEESHYSGVVRLMIARKPEKI from the coding sequence ATGAGTTTCAGGGAGAAGTACGCGAGGCTCGGCGAGAGGTACGAGCGGATAGACGGCCCTCTGGAGAGGTTCTTCGACACGTTGAGGAGGAAGGCCGCCCGGTTTGTCTCAGGGGAGGTTCTCGAAGTCGGTGTTGGAACTGGTTTCATGTTGCCCTATTACTCCCGGGAGATCGAGCTACACGCTATTGACGCCGTCCCCGAGATGCTGGAGGTGGCCAAGAAGAGAGCCGAGGAATTAGGTCTGAACGCACGCTTCTATGTCATGGACGCCGAGAGGCTGGAATTTCCGGACGAGAGCTTTGACACAGTAGTTTCAGCCTTCGTCTTCTGCACGATCCCGAACCCGGAGAGAGCGATGAAAGAGTTATACAGGGTTCTGAAGCCCGGTGGGAGGGCCGTGTTCCTCGAACACACGAAGAGCGACTGCAGGCTCGTCAACTGGCTCCTCCTCAAGCCTCTTGACCTTTTCCTCGGGTGGCTGATAGGGGACAACACCCTGAGGGAAACGCACAGGCTCGTGGAGAAATACTTCGATGTCGAGCACGAGGAGAGCCACTACAGCGGCGTGGTCCGGCTGATGATCGCCAGGAAACCCGAGAAAATTTAG
- a CDS encoding coiled-coil protein, translated as MQTKVDPAEIKRIKREIEALEKERNEIRAKLDELEKELQSWMQKRDEKNKEVQQLRQKGREYKAKRDEINKQIQELKKNREEINAKLDLLYQEILEYRTKRDEYNQLRRLKMPPAKIQEKIEKLEWELQTNPNITPDREKQIVDQIQVLATELEILQQADRFHKKLVEARKKVDQLKKARRNISLEIQKLANQSQQFHEQMIQAFNKADEIKKEADEYHAKVVELRDKIREVRKELRAIEKKIREYDEKHKELIAYRLVARMHAKKDASFEKAVEALEKFKRGEKLTLDELLLLQRYNLV; from the coding sequence ATGCAGACGAAAGTTGACCCAGCGGAAATTAAGAGGATCAAGAGGGAGATAGAGGCCCTTGAAAAGGAGAGGAACGAGATAAGGGCCAAACTCGACGAGCTTGAGAAGGAGCTTCAAAGCTGGATGCAGAAGAGGGATGAGAAGAACAAAGAGGTCCAGCAACTCCGCCAGAAGGGGCGCGAGTATAAGGCCAAGCGCGATGAAATCAACAAGCAGATACAGGAGCTTAAGAAGAACCGCGAGGAGATAAACGCCAAGCTCGACCTCCTCTACCAGGAGATACTGGAGTACAGGACGAAGAGGGACGAGTACAACCAGCTGAGAAGGCTCAAGATGCCGCCGGCGAAGATCCAGGAGAAGATAGAGAAGCTCGAGTGGGAGCTGCAGACCAACCCGAACATCACCCCTGACAGGGAGAAGCAGATCGTGGACCAGATACAGGTCCTCGCAACAGAGCTTGAGATACTCCAGCAGGCGGACCGCTTCCACAAGAAGCTCGTCGAGGCCAGGAAGAAGGTTGACCAGCTCAAGAAGGCGAGGAGGAACATCAGCCTCGAAATACAGAAGCTCGCCAACCAGAGCCAGCAGTTCCACGAGCAGATGATCCAGGCCTTCAACAAGGCGGACGAGATCAAGAAGGAGGCCGACGAGTACCACGCCAAGGTCGTCGAGCTTCGCGACAAGATAAGGGAAGTCAGGAAGGAGCTTCGCGCAATCGAGAAGAAGATACGCGAGTACGATGAGAAGCACAAGGAGCTTATCGCCTACCGCCTCGTTGCCAGGATGCACGCCAAGAAGGATGCCAGCTTCGAGAAGGCCGTTGAGGCCCTTGAGAAGTTCAAGAGGGGAGAGAAGCTCACTCTCGACGAGCTGCTGCTCCTCCAGAGGTACAACCTCGTCTGA
- the arcS gene encoding archaeosine synthase subunit alpha, producing MEVLRHEGPGRLGLVRLGEHSFRTPALAGVDFTLSPFNSFFHPDEPGDYDFNLAPSIPLGFYTPGEVIEKAIGRLWSVNYEGFNAFYLPALRRTEYLGEFFKIIERYGFEAVYLGNSKILVKEYRYFVKILRELRERFPNVMIIADLEPFFYPLAVYLGVDAFDTRSLKLYDFEGKGFTQFSPFIWSDEPNSLDFAKETILEVRKALEEGKLRYLVENFFHTQYHAGILRIADLEHPDYLEKYTPIQKETVYFISDASIRRPEVKRWHSRVEERFLPPKNTELVLLFPCSAKKPYSFSRSHTLYRKAMKEALGSGISKVHELILTSPFGVVPREWEWLAKYDIVVTGHWGEEEIKPAAELLAKTLEKYPKDVPIIAHLDEAYVEIARLASEMTGREIIFTEVKNGTTSRESLDSLTETLKEFQLEGTKEDRTYRYFENIRKVFDFYFGAGAGEAVLPENGQVKGSKMLRLFVDNQQTGTFKDGVISVTPFGMQRIYDALKSYWVKVDFDLRGDVFAVGVDEADERIRPDDIVGIVRDGKVIGVGKAVLAGEEMVNAKKGVAVKVRKRA from the coding sequence ATGGAAGTCCTTAGACACGAAGGGCCAGGAAGACTGGGCCTGGTTAGGTTGGGGGAGCACTCCTTCAGAACCCCTGCCTTGGCCGGGGTAGATTTCACCCTCTCCCCGTTCAACTCCTTCTTCCATCCGGATGAACCGGGGGACTACGACTTCAACCTGGCTCCCTCAATTCCCCTGGGCTTCTACACTCCGGGTGAGGTCATAGAGAAGGCTATCGGTAGGCTCTGGAGCGTAAACTACGAGGGCTTCAACGCATTCTACCTTCCGGCTTTGAGGAGAACCGAGTACCTGGGGGAGTTCTTCAAGATAATAGAGAGATACGGCTTCGAGGCCGTGTACCTCGGCAATTCGAAGATTCTGGTCAAGGAGTACCGCTACTTCGTTAAAATCCTGCGCGAGCTCCGAGAGAGGTTTCCCAACGTCATGATAATAGCCGATTTGGAGCCTTTCTTCTATCCGCTGGCGGTCTACCTTGGAGTTGACGCCTTTGACACCCGCTCGCTCAAGCTCTACGACTTCGAGGGGAAGGGCTTCACCCAGTTCAGCCCGTTCATCTGGAGCGATGAACCGAACTCCCTCGACTTCGCCAAGGAGACCATCCTGGAGGTTAGAAAGGCCCTCGAAGAGGGAAAGCTCCGCTACCTTGTTGAGAACTTCTTCCACACCCAGTACCACGCGGGAATCCTCCGCATAGCGGATTTGGAGCACCCCGATTACCTCGAAAAGTACACGCCGATTCAGAAGGAGACTGTCTACTTCATAAGCGACGCCTCAATAAGGAGACCTGAAGTGAAGCGCTGGCACTCCCGCGTTGAGGAGCGCTTCCTGCCTCCGAAGAACACCGAACTGGTGCTCCTCTTCCCCTGCTCGGCTAAAAAGCCCTACTCATTCTCCCGCTCCCACACCCTCTACAGGAAAGCCATGAAAGAGGCCCTCGGCTCTGGAATAAGCAAAGTCCACGAGCTTATACTAACTTCTCCCTTCGGTGTCGTTCCAAGGGAATGGGAGTGGTTAGCTAAATACGACATAGTCGTCACCGGCCACTGGGGTGAGGAGGAGATAAAGCCGGCCGCTGAACTGCTCGCCAAGACCCTTGAAAAGTACCCCAAGGATGTGCCCATCATAGCGCACCTCGATGAGGCCTACGTTGAGATAGCCAGGCTCGCCTCAGAGATGACGGGAAGGGAGATAATCTTCACGGAAGTGAAGAACGGCACAACGAGCAGGGAGAGCCTGGACTCCCTAACCGAGACTCTGAAGGAATTCCAGCTTGAGGGAACAAAGGAAGACAGAACCTACCGCTACTTTGAGAACATAAGGAAGGTCTTTGACTTCTACTTTGGAGCTGGTGCCGGAGAGGCCGTTCTTCCAGAAAACGGCCAGGTCAAGGGCTCGAAGATGCTCCGCCTCTTCGTCGATAACCAGCAAACCGGGACCTTCAAGGATGGCGTCATAAGCGTCACGCCCTTCGGCATGCAACGCATCTACGATGCCCTCAAATCATACTGGGTCAAGGTTGACTTTGACCTCAGGGGAGACGTCTTCGCGGTCGGCGTTGACGAGGCGGACGAGAGGATTCGCCCAGACGACATCGTCGGCATAGTCCGTGATGGGAAGGTAATCGGAGTTGGGAAGGCCGTCCTCGCTGGGGAAGAGATGGTTAACGCCAAGAAGGGCGTCGCCGTCAAGGTGAGGAAGAGGGCGTAA